One Malus domestica chromosome 11, GDT2T_hap1 genomic region harbors:
- the LOC139189155 gene encoding uncharacterized protein has product MKMNDRWKDYKANLKKAYYTPCLHSPSAERFHCQDGRVNQGQWKLLVQLWDTGHAQKRATASRKNRKALQIYHTTGTKSFAQIRHEHEQVNGSKPDCITFFTLTHTRKNGEPVDARSAAIIDEFNTKLKLYADRNEIITEQVCHNVYADVLGPEKYNRVRGFGTGVVWSDVPGIRTEKRGICREVEAITVAYEEQIKAANIEIERLKIEASEREERQRIEQANVVAQLRKEQTDSMVVHNRRMELEVENMKRELRAAIMSAPMRAADAGIVEPNRVDVSEACVTRTEQGTSLEIQASGEVEDDGFVVLHNNGTADEMVYRPCMVNVTRFSK; this is encoded by the exons ATGAAGATGAATGATAGATGGAAGGATTACAAGGCAAACCTCAAGAAGGCATACTATACTCCATGCCTGCACTCACCATCAGCGGAGAGGTTCCATTGTCAAGATGGCCGGGTCAACCAAGGGCAATGGAAATTGTTAGTACAACTATGGGACACCGGACATGCTCAG AAGCGTGCTACGGCATCTAGAAAGAACAGGAAGGCACTACAAATATATCACACGACTGGAACCAAGTCTTTTGCGCAAATCAGACACGAACAT GAACAAGTGAATGGAAGCAAACCGGACTGCATTACATTCTTTACACTAACACATACTCGGAAAAATGGGGAACCAGTGGATGCTCGGTCAGCTGCAATAATT GATGAATTCAATACAAAGTTGAAACTGTACGCAGATAGGAATGAGATCATAACTGAACAGGTTTGCCATAATGTGTACGCTGATGTATTGGGGCCTGAGAAATACAACCGTGTAAGAGGATTTGGGACAGGGGTTGTGTGGTCTGACGTGCCGGGCATTAGAACTGAGAAAAGAGGGATTTGTAGAGAAGTTGAAGCAATTACAGTAGCATATGAGGAACAAATAAAAGCTGCTAATATTGAAATTGAGAGACTTAAGATAGAGGCAAGTGAGAGAGAGGAAAGGCAAAGGATTGAGCAGGCAAATGTGGTTGCACAATTGAGGAAAGAGCAAACTGATTCAATGGTGGTACATAACAGACGGATGGAGTTGGAAGTGGAGAACATGAAGCGTGAACTGAGGGCTGCAATAATGTCCGCGCCGATGAGGGCTGCTGATGCAGGCATTGTGGAACCAAACCGAGTTGATGTGAGTGAAGCTTGTGTGACTAGAACTGAACAAGGGACTAGTTTAGAGATCCAGGCAAGTGGAGAAGTTGAAGATGACGGCTTTGTTGTGCTGCACAATAACGGCACAGCGGATGAGATGGTCTATCGTCCATGCATGGTGAATGTCACTAGGTTCAGTAAGTGA